Part of the Candidatus Glassbacteria bacterium genome is shown below.
AATTTCGTTGCCCTCGATTTCCACGAGCACGTTATCGACCCCGGTGCCGGCAAGGGCCGCCAGCAGATGCTCGACCGTGTGTATCCTGACCCGGTCCTTGCCGATAGTGGTCCCGCGCTGGACACTTTCCACGCAGTCGACAATCGCCGGGATGCGGGTTCGCTCGGGCAGGTCGATTCTTTCAAAAATGACGCCGGTATTTTCTTCGGCCGGTTTCAGCGTAATTTTCGTTTGCTCACCGGTATGCAAACCAATGCCCGAAAAACTTACCGGACGGGCGATGGTATTCTGTTTCATCTCTTCTCCAAAGTATTCGTTCCCATCCTCCGCTACTCCACCCACGGGACAGCCAGGGACGTTACCGATTATCTTCAAGTTTCTTGACCCGCTCGAGCAGTTCCTTGAACTGCTTTAACAACTTCGGGACCCGGCTGAGTGAAGCCTGCACCCGCAGGGACTCGGCATGCGGCCGCGCGGGATAGCCGGAAATTTCTGAAGCTTCCGGAGCGGACTTGGTTACTCCGGCCTGAGCGCCGATCTTGACCCGGTCGCCGATCGTGAGGTGCCCGCCGATACCCGCCTGGCCGGCCATGATCACGCTGCTGCCGATCTTGGTCGAGCCGCTGATCCCAACCTGGGCTATCACCATCGAATTATCACCGATTTCGACGTTGTGGGCGATGTGGACCAGATTGTCGCATTTGACGCCGTTGCCGATTCTGGTCGGCGAGAGCGTGCCCCGGTCGATAGTGGTGTTGGCTCCGATCTCGACATCATCACCAATAACGACTCCTGAGACCTGGGGAATTTTCTGCTGCACCCCGCGGTTGTCGCAGACGAACCCGAACCCGTCGCCGCCGAGCACGCAGCCGCTCTGCAGAAGGCAGCGCTTGCCCACTTTGACTTCTTGCAGGACGATAGCGCCGGGCATCAGCCTGGTTTTCTCGCCGATCTCCGCGCGCTCGCCCACGTAGGAGCGGGCCTGCAGGATAACGTCATCGCCGATTTTCGCCCCGGCGCCCACCACGGCCAGCGGTCCGATAAAGACGCGCTCGCCTATCCGGGCCGAGGGATCCACAACCGCGGTGGGATGCACCGCTGGAATGAAATCGTTGTTCTGCGGGTGGAATAACTCGACTGTGAGCAGAAAGGTCAGGTAGGGATTCGGAACGAGCAGAAAATTCTTGTCTTTTGGCACTGCCCCGTTGCCCTCGCCCACAATCACCGCAGCAGCCTTCGTGGAGGCGATACGATTGTGGTAGCGCCGGTTGGCAACGAACGAAATATCGCCATCCTCCGCTTCTTCCAGACCGGCCACGCCGGTGATCAGTACGTCCGGGTCGCCCTGGACCTCGCCGTTCACCTTGCCGGCAATCTCTCCCAAACTGTATTTAGTCAACGTTGACCCCTGATTTAACGCGTACGCTGGGTTTCAATGTTTAGCGCCTCCATCACCTGCTCGGTGTAATTATAGTCCTGATCGATATATAACAGGGCTGATGCATCGAGCATCACAGAAAGTTCCAACGTCGTACTGACTTCACTGATGGTGGCGTGCAGTTTCTCCAGAATCGATTGTGTCAACTCAGCGTTACGCCGGTTTAATACTCCGTCTTTGCCATAGATCCTGTGGTAATACGCAAGCAGCTCTTTCTTTTTCCCGTCCAGAATTCCGCTCAAACGCGCGAAATCTCCGGCGAGCGGCAGGGTGTCCAGCGCCGTGCTGTCCTGATTCGGCGCAGGCTGGGACTGCGCTCGCATGGCCATGGAGTCTTTCAACGCCTGCAACTGGGTATCCAGGGCAGTGACAGAATCCAGGTAGACCTGCATTTCCTGCTGTCTGCTCTGGAAGCGCTGCTCCCAGATGACTGTTTCCTGGTCCAGAATTTTCTGGACCTCCGCCCGCGCCGGCATCTGCCGCAGCACCTCCTGGTCGGAAACAAAGCCCAGTCTGGTCAGTTGCGCGCTCAGTGTGGAAACTGTCAATGATGCAATTAATAAAAATACTAATTTAGTTCTCATAATGAAAGGATTTTTTCCCGGTCATTAGCGTCGCGGAGCGGTGGACGTGGACACATCCACACCGGCTTTCAGAATCTCCAGCACCTGCTCGGTTACGTCAAGCGAATCCCGGGCATAGAGCAGTCCCTGGGCGTTGAAAATCATGGCGTAAGTCTCCCGTTCGCCCAGGATTTCGATCGCCCGGTTGATCTTGGCGTAAATCGGCTTCCAGAGCTCGGTCTGCCTCTGCTCCGCCTTGCCGCCCTCGGCGAACACGTCCTGGTAGAACTTCACGGCTTCCTGCCGCTTGGAGAGAATCTCTTCCTGTTTCTCCCGTTTTTTCTCCGGGCTGAACAGCATGGCCCGCTGCTCGAACTCTTCCTGCAGCGTGCCGATCTGCTGCTCATACTCGTTCAGCTGGGTCTGCCAGCTTTGCAGTTCACTTTCATAAGTACGGCTGGCGTCGTCATGCTCGGGAAAGTTCTGCATCAGACGCTCAACCTGCACGAAGCCGATTTTGAGATCCTGCGCCGTTGCAAGCGACGCCATACCCATCACGGCTGTCAGAATGAAAGCCAGAATACGCAAGGTAATACCTCCATCAATAGTGAAGATTTCCGTCTTCATGTTAAGTGGTTGTCCGCCTGCATCGGCACACGGACGCGCCAATTTAGTCAATAACGCTGTTGGGTTCAACACTTATGCTCAATAAAACCGTCCGAAACGGAAATGAGGCATCCATTTTCCCGGCGCCGGCGTGCCGTCGGGGTTCGTCTGGTCGAAACCGTAACCCATCTCCAGGCCCAGCGGTCCCATCGGTGTTTCGAGCCGCACACCGAAACCTGCGCTGCGGCGAAGTTTGCTCAAGTTGGCGTCGCCCAGCTCCCGCCAGACATTGCCCGCCTCGGCAAACAGGACGCCATAGACCTGATCGGTAATCTTGATCTCCTCCTCGGCGGTGATAGTGAAATAGGCCCGTCCCCGCCTGTACAACAGTCCGCCCACTCCCACCGAGCGGTCCTCGTAACCCCGGAAGTGGATATCCGTATCGCGTCCGTAGCCGGTACCGCCGAGGATGTAAGTTTCGCGGTAATCCAGGATCGGGCTTTGCGAGCCGCCGAACGGCCCGACCGTGCCCAGGTTCATTTTCAGCCCCAGCACTAAATTATCAAGGACAGTCGGGGTATACCACGACGATTCCAGCTCGTATTTCTGGAAACCGATATTGCCGCCCATCGGGCCGCCGCTGTACTCGGCGGTAATACTGTGACGGCTGCCGCTTTGGGGATGCTGGAAATTCAGCCTGCTATCGCGGGCCAGAGTCAGGCTGATCTTGCTCGATGTCTGGGGGTAATCGTGGACATTCGCGCCGGTGTAGAGCGCCACCAGCGTGCTGTCGCCGCGGATATCGATCGACATCAGCGAGTAGCCGATATAGATGCGCGTGTAGTCCAGTCCGGGCAGGGGGAATCCGAACCGGTTGAAGAATCCCTTGTAGCGGTCCTGGAACGGGTCGTTGCGCAGCTTGCGCCGCATGTTGAACACGCCGACGTCGAACGAAACCCGCGAATCGAGAAAATAGGGGTCGGAGTAATTGAGGTCGATATTGGTCATCCTGGTGCCGAACTCGAAACGCAGCTGAACCGACTTGCCCCGCCCGAACAGGTTGCTCTGGGTCAGGTCCAGGAAGCCGGTCATCCCGTATCCTCCGCCGAAACCCGCGCCGAAATTAGCGCTGCCGGTACGCCTCTCCTTGACCTTGAACAGCAGGTCGACCTCGTTGGTCTCCTCGATCGGCCGGGGTTCGATCCCGATATCCGGCTCGAAAAAGCCCGAGTTGACCAGGCTCTGGTAGCTCATTTTAACCAGTGGTTGACGGAACAGGTCGCCGGGGTAGAGGTTGATCCGGCGGCGGATGACGTCCTCGAACGTACTCTCGTTGCCCTGGATGATAATTTTACGGACCGTGGCCGGCTCACCCTCGCGGATTACCAGCGTGAGGTTTATCAGACTGTCCTCGTACTCCTGCATCGGCTGGGGCTGCATGTAGATATAGCCCTCATCCCCGTATATTTCCCGCACCTTGTCCATGCTGTCATCGAACTTTTCCTGGTTGAACACCGATCCCTGTTCAAGCTGGAAGGCCCTCATGATCACTTCATCGGGGAAATGCGCGTTGCCGGTGACAGTGATACTGCCCACGAAATACTGCTGGCCCTCGTCGACCGTGATATCGATAGTCACATCGCGGCTGTCCTGTTTGAACTTCATCTCGTGGCCCAGCACCTGCATGTTGAGGAAGCCGCTGTTGGCATAAAACTGGGGCAGCTTTTCGGTGAGGTCCTTCTGGAATTTTTCCTCGTCGTATCCGCCGGTGCGCCAGAACAGGAGCCGGCTTTTAGACTTGGTCGCCAACGCGCCGCGCAACTGGTCATCGGGGAAATGCGCGTTGCCGCTGAACGCGATCCCCCTGATCCTGATCTTCCGGCCCTCGTCGATGTCAAGCGTTATCTCGATCCGGCCGGTGGCGGCTGCTGTATCGGTAACCGCTTCAACCTGAGTGTTGTGATACCCTTTCTTGCGGTATAGCTCAACGATCCTGTTGAGCGACTGCTGAAGCTTGGACGGAGAATAGAGACCGCCTATCCTCAAATCGAGTTCCGGCTTGATATCGGAATCCTTGAGCTTTTCGTTGCCCTCCAGCTCCAGCCGGGAGACAATCGGAGCCTCCTCGACCCTGATCACAATCCGGATACCGTCTGGAATATCATCCGCCAGGATCTCCACATTGCTGTATAGCTCGGTCTGCCAGAGGTTGTGCATGGCCCGCCTGATCGCGAACACGGTGTAATCATCGCCCACGTTCAGTTGCGCGGCGCTGAAGATACGCCGCCTGGACACCCGGTCGTTGCCCTCGACCACCACATCGGCGATTACCTGGCCGCCCTGCTCCTGCACAGGCTGCGGAGACTGTGCTGGCCGCGCAGCCGGAAACTGGGCCGCGACATAGGTCAGGCCCGTTCCCGCCAGCATGATTAACACTATCGCCAGAACTTTCATCCGGCTCGATCGATCAGTTTTCAATTCATCCAACCGCAACACGCCTCCGGTTGTACTCTTGCAGCTGATTTATACCTTCATCTATCAGTCGGCCCCGATATCCGCGGCATCAACCCGGATAGTCGGGGCCGGAACCAGAACGCACCGCTTCGGGACAAATTCTCCCGTCACGCGCAAGGTTACCAAGGATAGAGCAGCACCTGTGAACTACTTCTTCTCTCCCGCCTCTACTTTAGCCTTGCCGGACTTGGGCTTTTCGACCGTGAAGTTCAGCCCGTCTTCCGCGCTGGCGCTGACTTTAATCAGGTCCCCGGTCTTGAATTCATTACTGAGGAATTTCTCGCTGAGCGAATCCTCCAGATAGCGCTGCACCGCCCGGCGAAGCGGCCGGGCACCGTACTCCTGGTTGTAGCCTTTCTCTGCCAGGAACTTCTTGGCCGACTTGTCCAGTTTGAGATCGAAGCCGCGGTCCTGAATCCGTAACCGGAGCTCGTCGACAAAGATATCCACGATGCTGATGATGTGTTCGAGAGTGAGCTGGTGGAACACGATAATCTCATCAACACGGTTGATAAACTCGGGGTTGAACACCTTGTTGATCTCGCCCTTGATCTTATCGGCGATATGGTCGTAATTCGCTTCCACATCGTTCCGGGCGCGGAAACCCATCGAGCTGCCCTTGATCTCGCGGGCGCCGACGTTGCTGGTCATGATCACGACCGTGTTTTTGAAGTTGATCTTGCGGCCGTAGTTGTCCGTCAGCGTCCCGTCGTCGAGGATCTGCAGCAGGATATTGAATATCTCCGGATGGGCCTTCTCGATCTCATCAAACAGGACCACCGAATACGGCTTCTGCCGGACTTCCTTGGTCAACGAACCGCTGTCCTCGTAACCCACGTAGCCCGGAGGGGCGCCCAGCAGGCGGCTGACCGAGAATTTCTCCATGTACTCGCTCATGTCCACCTGGATCAGCGCGTTCTTATCCGCGAACAGGAACTCGGCCAGCGCGCGGGCCAGCTCGGTCTTACCCACCCCGGTGGGACCGCTGAAAACGAACGATCCGATCGGCCGCTTGGGGTCCTTGAGCCCGGCGCGGGCGCGACGGATCGCGCGGCTGATCGACTCGACAGCCTCGCTCTGGCCCACTATCCGCTTGCACAGCTCGTCCTCCATCTTGAGCAGTCGCGAGGTCTCGTTCTCGCTCAGCCGGACAACCGGGATTCCGGTCCAGCGGCTGACGATGTAGGCCACGTCCTCTTCTTCGAGGGTGACCGCGTAATCGCCCTGCTCGTCCTGCTGGTTGGTCATCTCCTCGATCCGGCTTTTCAGCTCGTGCTCCTTGTCGCGCAGCTTGGCCGCGGTCTCGTATTCCTGGTCGTTGATCGCATGCTCTTTCTCGGCAACCACTTTCTTGTGCTCTTCCTCGAGCTGGATCACTTCTTTCGGCGGCACCTGGGAGGCCAGGCTCTTGCGCGCGGCGGCCTCGTCCAGCACGTCGATCGCCTTGTCCGGCAGGAAACGGTCGGTGATATAGCGCTCGCTGAGTTTCACCGCCGCCACCATCGCGTCGCTGCTGATCGTGATCTTGTGGTGGCCCTCGTAGCTGGCCCGCAGGCCCTCGATAATCTGGATCGTCTCCTCGATCGACGGCGGCTCGACCATCACGGTCTGGAAGCGGCGCTCGAACGCTCCGTCCTTCTCGATATACTTGCGGTACTCGTTGAGCGTGGTGGCGCCCACGCACTGCAGCTCCCCGCGGGCCAGCGCCGGCTTCAGCATGTTGCTGGCGTCGATTGCCCCCTCGGCCGCGCCGGCGCCGATCAGGGTATGGAGCTCGTCGATAAAGAGGATCACGTTGCTGTTTTTCTGGATCTCGCTGATCACGCCTTTCAGGCGCTCTTCGAACTGGCCGCGATACTTGGTGCCGGCGATAATGGCGGCCATGTCCAGGGCCAGCACGCGGAAATTGCGCATGGACGGCGGGATGTCGTTCGTAGTGATCCGCTGGGCCAGGCCCTCGACAATCGCGGTCTTGCCCACGCCCGGCTCGCCGATCAGCACGGGGTTGTTCTTTTTGCGGCGCGAGAGGATTTCGATCACCCGCTCGATCTCGTTTTCCCGTCCAATAGTGGGATCGAGCTTGTCCTCGCGGGCCAGTTCGGTGAGGTCGCGGCAGAAATGATCGAGCGCCGGTGTCTTGGTCTTTTTACTGCTCTTGGGTTCGTCGTCCGCGGAAGCTCCGCCCGGAGCGTCGTCCGCGGCCGCCGAGGCCTCGAAACTCTCGCCGCCCAGCAATTTGAGCGTTTCCTGCCGGACGATATCGGCATTGATCCCGAGGCTGCTCAGCACCTTGGCCGCCATCCCGCTGTCCTCGCGAAGCAGGCCCAGCAGAAGGTGCTCAGTGCCGACATAGCTGTGTTTCATCGCCCGGGCTTCTTCGATTGAGAACTCGAGCACGCGCTTGGCCACCGACGTATACGGCACATCGCCGATAGTCAGCGTGCTGCCGCCCGGCTTGACCATTTCCTCAACCTTGATCCTGATCGTATCCAGATCGAGTCCGATCTGGTTGAGCACGGCCGCGGCCACTCCCTCGCCTTCCCTGATCAGCCCGAGCAGGATATGCTCGCTGCCGATATAGTCGTGATGCAATCTCCCCGCCTCATCCCGGGCCAGACTGAGCACCTTCCTCACTCTTTCGGTGAATTTGTTGTTCATGATTGCCTGCCTTTTTGCGCTAGAGGTGCCTGATTAATTTTTCTCGAAACAGGACCTGATTTCCGTGGCCCGGTCGATATCCCGCTCCACCGGGTTGAGCTTCTTGCCGGCGGCCACGTCCAGATGCGCATCCTGACTGTAAATCAGAATCCGGTTGATAGTTGATACACTAAGGCCTTTTATAAGTTTCATGCTCACCCCGAGCCGCACGGCGCTGAGTAGATTCATCACTTCCTCGCCGCTGATCGTGCGCGCCCGTTCCAGAATACCATAAGCCCGCCAGACTTTATCCTGAATATAATGGCCGGCGTCCTTGAACAGCACCGAGCGGGCGTTCTGCTCGTGCTGGATTATCTGCGAAGTTATCCGTTCCAGGTGCTCGATCAACTCTTCCTCGCTCTTGCCGATCGTAACCTGGTTGGAGATCTGGAAGAAGTTGCCCAGCACCTCGCTGCCCTCGCCGTACAGCCCCCGGAACGTCAAGCCGATCTGGGTTATTCCGCGCAGCACCTTCTGGATCTCCTTGGTCAGCACCAGGCCGGGAAGGTGGATCAGCACGCTGGCCCGCAGGCCGGTGCCGGTGTTGGTCGGGCAGGATGTGAGGAAGCCGAACTTGGAGTGAAAATCGTACTCCAGGTTAGCGCCGATCAACGTTTCCAGCTTTTCGGCTTCCCGCCAGCACTGGCGAAGGTCGAAACCGCTGGCGATACTCTGGATGCGGAGATGGTCCTCCTCGTTGATCATCATCGAGACCCTGCTGGCCTCCCCCACCACCACGCTGGCCGCGTGCTTGGTATTGAGCAGGTCCTTGCTGATCAGGTGCTCCTCGATCATGTAATTACACTCATAGGCACGCAGGTCCTCGATATCGATCCGGGTCATGGTGTCGAGCAGCTTTTCCCGCTCGAGCAGCGCCAGGACCTCGTCGCGGATCTGGATTTCCTCGTCGCGCACCGAGCGCGAGGAGTAGCGGTAACCCTTGATATTACGCGCCAGACGGACGCGGGAGCTGAGTACTACGTCAGAACTCTCGCCCTCGCCGGTCAGCCAGCTTGGTATCTGGTATTTAATCGGCAACGCCATTTTCAGCCTTCCGGCAGTCTGCAATAAATTCCGGTTTCAGGAGACTTCCATCCGTTTTTCGATATTTTGGATCTCATCGCGAATTTCGGCCGCTTTTTCGTAATCCTCTCTTTTGACCGCATCACTGAGTTTTTTCTTCAATTCCCGGACCATCATCTGGTTGTTGAACGTCTGTCCCTCGGGTTTGGCGGTCCGGCGGCCGACATGGAAACTGCTGCCCTGGATCCGCCGCAGGAGCACGTCCACCTGCTTTTCGAACGTAAAATAGCACTGGGTGCAGCCGAGGCGGCCCGAACTCTTGATATCGTCCATCGTGCCGCGGCAGAACGGACAGATTTCCGCCGTGGCGCCGTCCTCTTCCTGAGCCAGCTCGTTTAGCACCTCGTTTTTAGCCTCCGGCG
Proteins encoded:
- the lpxD gene encoding UDP-3-O-(3-hydroxymyristoyl)glucosamine N-acyltransferase, translated to MTKYSLGEIAGKVNGEVQGDPDVLITGVAGLEEAEDGDISFVANRRYHNRIASTKAAAVIVGEGNGAVPKDKNFLLVPNPYLTFLLTVELFHPQNNDFIPAVHPTAVVDPSARIGERVFIGPLAVVGAGAKIGDDVILQARSYVGERAEIGEKTRLMPGAIVLQEVKVGKRCLLQSGCVLGGDGFGFVCDNRGVQQKIPQVSGVVIGDDVEIGANTTIDRGTLSPTRIGNGVKCDNLVHIAHNVEIGDNSMVIAQVGISGSTKIGSSVIMAGQAGIGGHLTIGDRVKIGAQAGVTKSAPEASEISGYPARPHAESLRVQASLSRVPKLLKQFKELLERVKKLEDNR
- a CDS encoding ATP-dependent Clp protease ATP-binding subunit yields the protein MNNKFTERVRKVLSLARDEAGRLHHDYIGSEHILLGLIREGEGVAAAVLNQIGLDLDTIRIKVEEMVKPGGSTLTIGDVPYTSVAKRVLEFSIEEARAMKHSYVGTEHLLLGLLREDSGMAAKVLSSLGINADIVRQETLKLLGGESFEASAAADDAPGGASADDEPKSSKKTKTPALDHFCRDLTELAREDKLDPTIGRENEIERVIEILSRRKKNNPVLIGEPGVGKTAIVEGLAQRITTNDIPPSMRNFRVLALDMAAIIAGTKYRGQFEERLKGVISEIQKNSNVILFIDELHTLIGAGAAEGAIDASNMLKPALARGELQCVGATTLNEYRKYIEKDGAFERRFQTVMVEPPSIEETIQIIEGLRASYEGHHKITISSDAMVAAVKLSERYITDRFLPDKAIDVLDEAAARKSLASQVPPKEVIQLEEEHKKVVAEKEHAINDQEYETAAKLRDKEHELKSRIEEMTNQQDEQGDYAVTLEEEDVAYIVSRWTGIPVVRLSENETSRLLKMEDELCKRIVGQSEAVESISRAIRRARAGLKDPKRPIGSFVFSGPTGVGKTELARALAEFLFADKNALIQVDMSEYMEKFSVSRLLGAPPGYVGYEDSGSLTKEVRQKPYSVVLFDEIEKAHPEIFNILLQILDDGTLTDNYGRKINFKNTVVIMTSNVGAREIKGSSMGFRARNDVEANYDHIADKIKGEINKVFNPEFINRVDEIIVFHQLTLEHIISIVDIFVDELRLRIQDRGFDLKLDKSAKKFLAEKGYNQEYGARPLRRAVQRYLEDSLSEKFLSNEFKTGDLIKVSASAEDGLNFTVEKPKSGKAKVEAGEKK
- a CDS encoding protein arginine kinase, encoding MALPIKYQIPSWLTGEGESSDVVLSSRVRLARNIKGYRYSSRSVRDEEIQIRDEVLALLEREKLLDTMTRIDIEDLRAYECNYMIEEHLISKDLLNTKHAASVVVGEASRVSMMINEEDHLRIQSIASGFDLRQCWREAEKLETLIGANLEYDFHSKFGFLTSCPTNTGTGLRASVLIHLPGLVLTKEIQKVLRGITQIGLTFRGLYGEGSEVLGNFFQISNQVTIGKSEEELIEHLERITSQIIQHEQNARSVLFKDAGHYIQDKVWRAYGILERARTISGEEVMNLLSAVRLGVSMKLIKGLSVSTINRILIYSQDAHLDVAAGKKLNPVERDIDRATEIRSCFEKN
- a CDS encoding OmpH family outer membrane protein yields the protein MKTEIFTIDGGITLRILAFILTAVMGMASLATAQDLKIGFVQVERLMQNFPEHDDASRTYESELQSWQTQLNEYEQQIGTLQEEFEQRAMLFSPEKKREKQEEILSKRQEAVKFYQDVFAEGGKAEQRQTELWKPIYAKINRAIEILGERETYAMIFNAQGLLYARDSLDVTEQVLEILKAGVDVSTSTAPRR
- the bamA gene encoding outer membrane protein assembly factor BamA; amino-acid sequence: MDELKTDRSSRMKVLAIVLIMLAGTGLTYVAAQFPAARPAQSPQPVQEQGGQVIADVVVEGNDRVSRRRIFSAAQLNVGDDYTVFAIRRAMHNLWQTELYSNVEILADDIPDGIRIVIRVEEAPIVSRLELEGNEKLKDSDIKPELDLRIGGLYSPSKLQQSLNRIVELYRKKGYHNTQVEAVTDTAAATGRIEITLDIDEGRKIRIRGIAFSGNAHFPDDQLRGALATKSKSRLLFWRTGGYDEEKFQKDLTEKLPQFYANSGFLNMQVLGHEMKFKQDSRDVTIDITVDEGQQYFVGSITVTGNAHFPDEVIMRAFQLEQGSVFNQEKFDDSMDKVREIYGDEGYIYMQPQPMQEYEDSLINLTLVIREGEPATVRKIIIQGNESTFEDVIRRRINLYPGDLFRQPLVKMSYQSLVNSGFFEPDIGIEPRPIEETNEVDLLFKVKERRTGSANFGAGFGGGYGMTGFLDLTQSNLFGRGKSVQLRFEFGTRMTNIDLNYSDPYFLDSRVSFDVGVFNMRRKLRNDPFQDRYKGFFNRFGFPLPGLDYTRIYIGYSLMSIDIRGDSTLVALYTGANVHDYPQTSSKISLTLARDSRLNFQHPQSGSRHSITAEYSGGPMGGNIGFQKYELESSWYTPTVLDNLVLGLKMNLGTVGPFGGSQSPILDYRETYILGGTGYGRDTDIHFRGYEDRSVGVGGLLYRRGRAYFTITAEEEIKITDQVYGVLFAEAGNVWRELGDANLSKLRRSAGFGVRLETPMGPLGLEMGYGFDQTNPDGTPAPGKWMPHFRFGRFY
- a CDS encoding OmpH family outer membrane protein; translation: MRTKLVFLLIASLTVSTLSAQLTRLGFVSDQEVLRQMPARAEVQKILDQETVIWEQRFQSRQQEMQVYLDSVTALDTQLQALKDSMAMRAQSQPAPNQDSTALDTLPLAGDFARLSGILDGKKKELLAYYHRIYGKDGVLNRRNAELTQSILEKLHATISEVSTTLELSVMLDASALLYIDQDYNYTEQVMEALNIETQRTR